A DNA window from Pseudoalteromonas spongiae UST010723-006 contains the following coding sequences:
- the dnaG gene encoding DNA primase, with product MAGKIPRSFIDDLLARTDIVDLIDGKVGLKKAGKDYQACCPFHNEKSPSFTVSQDKQFYHCFGCGAHGNAISFMMEYEKLEFVDAIEELASLLNLDVPRENATNQGPQVSTEQKRSDYELMMHVAKFYQHQLKHHANSPQVIEYLKGRGLSGETAKQFMIGYAPSEWDSVCKTFAKNQDSKKQLLELKLASEKSAGRQFDFFRDRLMFPIRDKRGRVIAFGGRIMNSDDNGPKYLNSPETRIFHKGFELYGLYEAKHANKKLEQILVVEGYMDVVALAEKGINYAVAALGTATTPEHIHTLFRTTDRIICCYDGDRAGRDAAWRALENALPYLNHGKSLEFVFLPDGEDPDSLVQKEGREAFELRYDDATDFSVYLFDRLAQEINLTTDAGKSKLLQQALPLIEKVPSDYYQDNLLDKLARLIGRTRAQLQKKINTPKQQQGLAKKFKITPMRRAIGLLLQHPELASEVPFQPELAQMDVPGIKLFIQLQKLALDKTNTTAQLLEQFRESPEYAPLAKLAAWQHQVNQDSLTSEFQSTFNFIEDQCLNLRLESLLIKEKTQGLSKAEKQEYSMLTLALKGR from the coding sequence ATGGCCGGAAAAATTCCTCGTAGCTTTATTGATGACCTATTAGCCAGAACCGACATTGTCGATCTTATTGATGGCAAAGTAGGCCTTAAAAAAGCAGGTAAGGATTATCAGGCATGTTGTCCGTTTCATAATGAAAAATCGCCGTCGTTTACGGTATCGCAAGATAAGCAGTTTTATCACTGCTTTGGTTGTGGCGCCCACGGCAATGCCATTTCATTTATGATGGAATATGAAAAGCTCGAGTTTGTTGACGCCATAGAAGAGCTCGCGAGTTTACTCAATTTGGATGTGCCTCGTGAGAATGCCACAAATCAAGGGCCACAAGTCAGTACTGAGCAAAAACGCTCAGACTATGAATTAATGATGCATGTTGCAAAGTTCTACCAACATCAATTAAAGCACCATGCAAATTCACCTCAAGTAATCGAATATCTCAAAGGGCGTGGGCTCAGTGGCGAAACTGCTAAACAATTTATGATTGGTTACGCCCCCAGTGAATGGGATAGCGTATGTAAAACATTCGCGAAGAACCAAGATAGCAAAAAACAATTACTCGAACTAAAACTTGCCAGTGAAAAGTCGGCAGGCCGCCAATTTGATTTCTTCCGCGACCGCTTGATGTTTCCAATTCGCGATAAACGCGGACGCGTTATCGCCTTTGGTGGACGCATCATGAATAGCGACGACAATGGTCCGAAATATTTAAACTCACCAGAAACCCGAATTTTTCATAAAGGCTTTGAACTTTACGGCTTGTATGAAGCCAAGCACGCTAACAAAAAGCTCGAACAAATACTGGTAGTTGAAGGGTATATGGACGTGGTTGCGCTTGCTGAAAAAGGCATTAACTATGCCGTGGCGGCACTTGGTACAGCAACCACACCTGAGCATATTCACACCCTATTTAGAACCACCGACCGCATTATTTGTTGTTACGATGGTGACCGTGCTGGGCGCGATGCTGCGTGGCGAGCACTGGAAAATGCGCTACCCTATTTAAATCATGGTAAATCACTCGAGTTTGTATTTTTACCTGATGGTGAAGACCCTGACTCATTGGTACAAAAAGAAGGTCGTGAAGCCTTTGAATTACGTTACGACGATGCCACTGATTTCTCGGTATACTTGTTTGATAGACTTGCACAGGAAATTAACCTGACTACAGACGCAGGCAAATCAAAGCTATTACAGCAGGCGTTGCCTCTGATTGAAAAGGTCCCGAGCGACTACTATCAGGATAATTTACTCGATAAATTAGCGCGCTTAATTGGCCGCACCCGTGCCCAGCTACAAAAGAAAATCAACACACCAAAGCAGCAACAAGGTCTTGCTAAAAAATTTAAAATAACACCAATGCGACGTGCAATTGGTTTGCTATTACAGCATCCAGAGCTTGCCAGTGAAGTGCCATTCCAGCCAGAATTAGCGCAGATGGATGTGCCGGGTATCAAGCTTTTTATTCAATTACAAAAACTCGCCTTAGATAAAACCAACACCACAGCACAATTGCTTGAGCAATTTAGAGAAAGTCCTGAATATGCGCCATTGGCGAAACTTGCCGCGTGGCAACATCAAGTAAATCAAGATTCGTTAACCAGCGAATTTCAAAGTACTTTTAATTTTATTGAAGATCAGTGTTTAAATTTGCGCCTAGAGTCCCTATTAATAAAAGAGAAAACGCAGGGGTTGAGTAAAGCTGAAAAGCAAGAATATTCAATGCTCACACTTGCATTAAAAGGCAGATAA
- a CDS encoding GatB/YqeY domain-containing protein, whose protein sequence is MSLLAQLKDAQKDAMRAKDKVRLGAIRMVLAAIKQKEIDEQVTLGDAEITSILVKLVKQRKDSESQYRDAGREDLAEVEANEIKVLEAFLPKPLTDEEILTLIDECIASSGASGMQDMGKVMGLLKAKAEGRADMGKLSGLIKQKLSA, encoded by the coding sequence ATGAGCCTTTTAGCACAACTTAAAGATGCACAAAAAGATGCAATGCGCGCTAAAGACAAAGTTCGTCTTGGTGCAATTCGCATGGTTTTAGCAGCTATTAAGCAAAAAGAAATCGATGAGCAAGTTACGCTAGGTGACGCTGAAATCACGTCTATTCTAGTGAAACTTGTAAAGCAGCGTAAAGATTCTGAATCTCAGTATCGCGACGCCGGCCGCGAGGACTTAGCTGAAGTTGAAGCTAATGAGATTAAAGTACTTGAAGCGTTTTTACCAAAACCGCTTACTGATGAAGAAATTCTTACTTTAATTGATGAATGTATCGCGTCAAGCGGTGCTTCTGGCATGCAAGATATGGGTAAAGTAATGGGCTTGCTTAAAGCTAAAGCTGAAGGTCGCGCAGATATGGGCAAACTTTCAGGTTTAATTAAGCAAAAGCTTAGCGCTTAA
- the rpsU gene encoding 30S ribosomal protein S21 — protein MPVIKVRENEPFDVALRRFKRSCEKAGILSEVRRREHYEKPTAERKRKKAAAVKRHMKKLSRENARRVKLY, from the coding sequence ATGCCAGTTATTAAAGTTAGAGAAAACGAGCCGTTTGACGTTGCTCTTCGCCGTTTTAAGCGTTCATGTGAAAAAGCAGGTATCCTTTCAGAAGTTCGTCGTCGCGAGCACTATGAAAAGCCAACAGCTGAGCGTAAGCGCAAAAAAGCAGCTGCGGTAAAGCGTCACATGAAGAAGCTTTCTCGCGAAAACGCTCGTCGCGTAAAACTTTACTAA
- the tsaD gene encoding tRNA (adenosine(37)-N6)-threonylcarbamoyltransferase complex transferase subunit TsaD, which produces MRILGIESSCDETGIAIYDDEQGLLAHQLYSQVKVHADYGGVVPELASRDHVRKTIPLIEAAFKQAGCGPEDLDGVAYTAGPGLVGALLVGSSIGRSLAYGWDVPAVAVHHMEGHLLAPMLDEDVPEFPFIALLVSGGHSMIVKVDGIGQYTILGESIDDAAGEAFDKTAKLLGLDYPGGPLLAKLAEKGEPEVYRFPRPMTDRPGLDMSFSGLKTFAANTINKEKDEDGNISEQVKANIAHAFQTAVIDTLVIKCKRALKEYGIKRLVIAGGVSANVYLRETLEKVMTGMQGRVYYPRTEFCTDNGAMIAYAGMQRLKAKQYAPLDMRAKPRWPLDELESI; this is translated from the coding sequence TTGCGTATTTTGGGTATTGAATCGTCTTGTGATGAGACGGGAATCGCGATTTATGACGATGAACAAGGCTTGCTGGCTCATCAGTTGTATTCTCAAGTGAAAGTGCATGCGGATTATGGTGGTGTTGTACCAGAACTGGCATCGCGTGATCACGTACGTAAGACTATTCCTTTAATTGAGGCTGCATTTAAACAAGCTGGTTGTGGACCCGAAGATTTAGATGGCGTTGCGTATACTGCAGGACCTGGTTTGGTAGGTGCGTTATTAGTTGGTTCATCAATTGGCCGCTCGCTTGCTTATGGGTGGGATGTGCCCGCTGTAGCAGTGCATCATATGGAAGGGCATTTACTTGCACCTATGCTTGATGAAGATGTACCAGAATTTCCATTTATTGCGCTACTTGTATCGGGTGGCCACAGCATGATTGTAAAAGTTGACGGTATCGGTCAATACACGATTCTTGGTGAGTCAATTGATGATGCTGCAGGTGAAGCGTTTGATAAAACGGCTAAACTATTAGGCCTTGATTACCCTGGTGGCCCATTGCTTGCCAAGCTTGCAGAAAAAGGTGAACCAGAAGTATATCGTTTTCCCCGTCCAATGACCGATAGACCGGGCCTTGATATGAGTTTTAGCGGGTTAAAAACCTTCGCTGCAAATACCATTAATAAAGAAAAAGACGAAGATGGCAATATTTCTGAGCAAGTGAAGGCCAATATCGCCCATGCTTTTCAAACGGCAGTAATTGATACCTTAGTAATTAAATGTAAACGTGCTCTGAAAGAATACGGCATTAAGCGTTTAGTGATTGCCGGCGGCGTGAGTGCTAACGTTTATTTACGTGAAACACTAGAGAAAGTGATGACAGGTATGCAAGGCCGTGTTTATTACCCGCGCACTGAGTTTTGTACAGACAATGGTGCAATGATTGCTTACGCGGGCATGCAACGCTTGAAAGCAAAGCAGTATGCGCCACTTGATATGCGCGCTAAGCCACGTTGGCCGCTTGATGAGTTGGAATCAATTTAA
- the plsY gene encoding glycerol-3-phosphate 1-O-acyltransferase PlsY has product MLASLMIVFAYLFGSISSAVLICKLFRLPDPRTTGSNNPGATNVYRIGGKLPASLVLIFDVLKGTIPVYGAYFLKIEPLYLGFIAIAACLGHIYPIFFGFKGGKAVATAFGSLLPIGFTLAGLLILTWLGLIWLTGYSSLAAIITVSLAPLFTWFIKPLYVLPVTMLAALIVFRHRANVVRLLKGTEPKVKSKKAE; this is encoded by the coding sequence GTGTTAGCAAGCTTAATGATTGTCTTTGCCTATCTGTTTGGCTCAATTTCTTCGGCAGTGCTCATCTGTAAGCTGTTTCGCTTACCTGATCCCAGAACAACCGGTTCTAATAACCCAGGCGCAACCAATGTTTATCGCATTGGTGGCAAACTACCTGCAAGCTTAGTACTGATATTTGATGTGCTGAAAGGCACAATCCCAGTATATGGTGCTTACTTTCTTAAGATAGAGCCTCTTTATTTAGGTTTTATTGCAATTGCTGCATGTCTTGGGCACATTTACCCGATTTTTTTTGGCTTTAAAGGGGGTAAAGCGGTGGCAACCGCGTTTGGTAGCTTACTGCCCATTGGTTTTACCTTGGCTGGCTTATTAATTTTAACCTGGCTTGGTTTAATTTGGTTGACTGGGTACTCTTCTTTGGCCGCTATCATTACCGTAAGTTTAGCGCCTTTATTTACGTGGTTTATAAAACCGCTTTATGTCTTGCCTGTAACTATGCTGGCAGCGCTGATTGTATTTCGCCATCGAGCTAACGTTGTGCGCTTGCTTAAAGGCACTGAGCCAAAAGTGAAATCAAAAAAAGCCGAGTAA
- the folB gene encoding dihydroneopterin aldolase, producing MQDKVFISQLQVNTIIGVFDFEKQAKQPLFFDVEMLTNFAQAAKSDNVNDVVDYAKVSARIIAHCEATQVELLETLAEQLATIILSEFAVSQVTLRISKPQAVIEAQTVGIEITRKKQS from the coding sequence GTGCAAGATAAGGTTTTTATTAGTCAATTACAGGTTAATACCATTATTGGCGTGTTTGATTTTGAAAAACAAGCGAAACAACCTTTGTTTTTTGATGTTGAAATGCTGACAAATTTTGCCCAAGCTGCGAAGTCTGACAATGTTAATGATGTGGTTGATTATGCCAAAGTGTCAGCACGTATTATTGCTCATTGTGAAGCAACACAAGTTGAGCTATTAGAGACGCTGGCTGAGCAATTGGCGACGATTATCTTAAGTGAATTTGCTGTATCGCAAGTGACATTGCGAATCTCGAAGCCCCAAGCTGTAATTGAAGCGCAAACCGTGGGTATAGAAATTACACGTAAAAAGCAAAGCTAA
- the folK gene encoding 2-amino-4-hydroxy-6-hydroxymethyldihydropteridine diphosphokinase: MAQIFISIGSNINKEHYIKAALAILPQHFDNVIYSSVFESESVGFEGNNFYNLVAAATTNLPLEEVCARLKQIERDHGRTPADKKFSPRTLDLDLLFFDEVICDTPAELPRDEITKNAFVLWPLAEIASNFIHPTVNLSIGELWRNYNKNKQKLWKVEI, from the coding sequence ATGGCACAGATTTTTATCAGTATTGGCTCTAATATCAATAAAGAGCATTACATTAAAGCTGCTTTAGCTATTTTACCTCAGCATTTTGATAATGTTATTTACTCAAGTGTTTTTGAAAGTGAATCGGTTGGTTTTGAAGGGAATAACTTTTATAACCTTGTGGCCGCTGCTACAACCAATTTACCGCTTGAAGAAGTATGTGCTCGCCTTAAACAAATTGAGCGCGACCATGGTCGCACCCCTGCCGATAAAAAGTTTAGCCCACGTACACTCGATCTGGATTTGTTATTTTTTGACGAGGTGATCTGTGACACGCCAGCAGAATTGCCGCGTGATGAAATTACCAAAAATGCGTTTGTACTTTGGCCTCTTGCTGAAATAGCCAGTAACTTTATCCACCCTACGGTCAACCTGAGTATTGGTGAGCTGTGGCGAAATTATAATAAAAATAAGCAAAAATTGTGGAAAGTGGAGATTTAA
- a CDS encoding undecaprenyl-diphosphate phosphatase, translating into MGLIEIVVLALIQGFTEFLPISSSGHLILPSQLLGWQDQGQAFDIAVHVGTLFAVLIYFRKDVVQILSAWFKSCTGKGHTEESKLGWYIILATIPAGLVAGLAKDFIEANTRGAAVIAITTIIFGLALWYADIKAKEHKNIFDIKWKAALLIGIAQAVALIPGTSRSGITITAGLLLGLDKKSAARFSFLMSIPVIGGLGLVMIIKLMLNNTAVDWHALILGTALSFVSAYTCIFLFLKFIERMGMLPFVIYRLILGFALFALIGLGYISA; encoded by the coding sequence ATGGGACTGATTGAAATTGTTGTACTGGCACTAATTCAAGGGTTTACTGAATTTTTGCCAATTTCAAGTTCAGGCCACCTTATTTTACCGAGTCAATTACTTGGCTGGCAAGATCAAGGTCAGGCGTTTGATATCGCAGTACATGTCGGAACATTGTTCGCAGTACTTATTTATTTTCGTAAAGATGTGGTTCAAATACTCTCTGCATGGTTTAAGTCTTGCACCGGAAAAGGTCACACAGAAGAAAGCAAACTTGGCTGGTATATAATTCTGGCAACCATTCCCGCTGGTTTAGTTGCGGGCCTTGCAAAAGATTTTATAGAAGCCAATACCCGTGGCGCAGCCGTAATAGCAATTACCACAATTATTTTTGGTTTAGCGCTTTGGTATGCCGATATCAAAGCAAAAGAACACAAGAACATTTTCGATATAAAATGGAAAGCTGCCCTGTTGATAGGTATTGCGCAGGCGGTTGCGTTAATTCCTGGTACCTCACGCTCTGGTATAACTATTACCGCCGGTTTGTTACTAGGGCTTGATAAAAAAAGTGCAGCGCGTTTTTCGTTTTTAATGTCTATTCCTGTTATTGGTGGCTTAGGGCTAGTGATGATCATTAAGCTGATGTTAAATAACACTGCTGTTGATTGGCATGCACTGATTTTAGGCACTGCGCTGTCGTTTGTTTCAGCGTATACCTGTATTTTCCTATTCTTAAAGTTTATTGAACGAATGGGCATGTTGCCGTTTGTTATTTACCGATTAATTTTAGGATTCGCTTTGTTTGCACTCATTGGGCTTGGCTATATCAGTGCTTAA